One Streptomyces sp. P9-A2 DNA window includes the following coding sequences:
- a CDS encoding metallopeptidase family protein: protein MLEMTRGEFEELVAEALDRIPPELTRLMDNVAVFVEDEPPADDPELLGLYEGTPLTERGEWYAGVLPDRITIYRGPTLRMCESREDVVAEAEITVVHEIAHHFGIDDARLHALGYG from the coding sequence GTGCTGGAGATGACGCGTGGGGAGTTCGAGGAACTGGTCGCCGAGGCGCTCGACCGGATCCCGCCGGAGCTGACGCGGCTGATGGACAACGTCGCGGTGTTCGTCGAGGACGAGCCGCCGGCGGACGATCCCGAGCTGCTGGGGCTGTACGAGGGGACCCCGCTGACCGAGCGTGGCGAGTGGTACGCGGGGGTACTGCCGGACCGGATCACCATCTACCGGGGGCCGACCCTGCGGATGTGCGAATCCCGGGAGGACGTCGTCGCCGAGGCGGAGATCACCGTGGTGCACGAGATCGCGCATCACTTCGGGATCGACGACGCCCGACTGCACGCACTCGGCTACGGATAG
- the hrpA gene encoding ATP-dependent RNA helicase HrpA, with the protein MSTHPASAPSSGALSTGAPSSDTPSSGAPSFGALASRLTKLSLRDTQRLGRRLEGARRIRKPEAKATVLGEIEAEVAKAEERMAGRRARVPAITYPEQLPVSQKKDAIAEAIRDHQVVIVAGETGSGKTTQIPKICMELGRGVRGMIGHTQPRRIAARTVAERVAEELDTPLGEAVGWKVRFTDQVSPDATFVKLMTDGILLAEIQTDRELLAYDTIIIDEAHERSLNIDFLLGYLARLLPRRPDLKVVITSATIDPERFSRHFDDAPIIEVSGRTYPVEVRYRPLLEEDSEDADRDQITAITDAVEELMAEGPGDILVFLSGEREIRDTADALTKKALPRTEVLPLYARLSHAEQHRVFQQHSGRRIVLATNVAETSLTVPGIKYVIDPGFARISRYSHRTKVQRLPIEAVSQASANQRKGRCGRTSDGICIRLYSEDDFVARPEFTDAEILRTNLASVILQMTAAGLGEIEKFPFIDPPDHRNIRDGVQLLQELNALDPAQKDPRKRLTETGRKLAQLPVDPRLARMVLEADRNGCVREVMVIAAALSIQDPRERPADKQTQADQQHARFRDETSDFLAYLNLWRYVREQQKERGSSSFRRMCKQEYLNFLRIREWQDIYTQLRTVAKQMGIHLNEEDAPGDRIHVSLLSGLLSHIGMKDVEESKDSVQAGRKDGNGRKDGGGRGEYVGARNAKFAIFPGSALFKKQPRFVMSAELVETSRLWARVNAKVEPEWVEPLAEHLLKRTYSEPHWEKDQAAVMAYEKVTLYGVPIVAQRKVNYGRIDAEVSRELFIRNALVEGDWRTHHKFFADNRRLLTEVEELEHRARRRNILVDDETLFDFYDQRVPDHVVSGAHFDSWWKHERHEQPDLLDFEREMLIRESAEAVTKADYPDSWRQGALTFRVTYQFEPGADADGVTVHVPLQVLNQVTDESFDWQIPGLREEVVTELIRSLPKPIRRNYVPAPNYAKTFLERAVPLQEPLTTTMARELKRMVGVPFDADDFDWSKVPDHLKITFRIVDERRRKIAEDKDLEALRLRLKPKARQALSQAAAATAQREGGESLERTGLTDWTVGALTRVFETRRAGQPVKAFPALVDDGDTVSVRLFDTETEQQPAMWKGTRRLILRNIPVNPAKFASEKLTNPQKLALSANPHGSIQALFDDCAMAAADRLIADFGGPVWDEESYRKLYEKVRAEIVDTTVRAVGQVQQVLAAWQACERRLKGARSPALQANLQDVRGQLDALVKPGFVTETGLRRLPDLMRYLVAVDRRLQQMPANVQRDTARMEKVHEMRDEYAWLLEQLPQGQPVPQRVLDIRWMIEELRVSYFAHALGTAYPVSDKRIVKAIDAAAP; encoded by the coding sequence ATGTCCACGCACCCTGCCTCCGCCCCCTCCTCCGGCGCCCTCTCCACCGGCGCCCCTTCCTCCGACACCCCCTCATCCGGCGCCCCTTCCTTCGGCGCTCTCGCCTCTCGCCTGACCAAGCTCTCGTTGCGCGACACGCAGCGGCTCGGGCGCAGGCTCGAGGGCGCACGCAGGATCCGTAAGCCGGAGGCCAAGGCCACCGTGCTCGGTGAGATCGAGGCGGAGGTCGCCAAGGCCGAGGAGCGGATGGCCGGGCGGCGGGCACGGGTACCGGCGATCACGTATCCGGAGCAGTTGCCGGTCAGCCAGAAGAAGGACGCGATCGCCGAGGCCATCCGCGATCACCAGGTGGTGATCGTCGCGGGTGAGACGGGTTCCGGCAAGACCACGCAGATCCCGAAGATCTGCATGGAGCTGGGCCGGGGCGTCCGCGGGATGATCGGGCACACCCAGCCCCGCCGGATCGCCGCCCGCACGGTCGCGGAGCGGGTCGCGGAGGAGCTGGACACCCCCCTCGGGGAGGCCGTCGGCTGGAAGGTGCGGTTCACCGACCAGGTGAGTCCGGACGCCACCTTCGTGAAGCTGATGACCGACGGCATTCTGCTCGCCGAGATCCAGACGGACCGCGAGCTGCTCGCCTACGACACGATCATCATCGACGAGGCCCACGAGCGGTCGCTGAACATCGACTTCCTGCTGGGCTATCTCGCCCGGCTGCTGCCCAGGCGCCCGGACCTGAAGGTCGTCATCACCTCGGCGACCATCGACCCGGAGCGGTTCTCCCGGCACTTCGACGACGCGCCGATCATCGAGGTCAGTGGTCGTACGTATCCCGTCGAGGTGCGGTACCGGCCGCTGCTCGAGGAGGACTCCGAGGACGCCGACCGCGATCAGATCACCGCGATCACCGACGCGGTCGAGGAGCTGATGGCCGAGGGGCCCGGCGACATCCTGGTCTTCCTGTCCGGCGAGCGGGAGATCCGGGACACGGCGGACGCGCTGACGAAGAAGGCGCTCCCCCGCACCGAGGTGCTGCCGCTCTACGCGCGGCTCTCGCACGCCGAGCAGCACCGTGTCTTCCAGCAGCACAGCGGCCGCAGGATCGTTCTGGCGACCAACGTCGCGGAGACGTCACTGACGGTGCCGGGCATCAAGTACGTCATCGACCCCGGGTTCGCGCGGATCTCCCGCTACAGCCACCGCACCAAGGTGCAGCGGCTGCCGATCGAGGCGGTGTCGCAGGCCAGCGCCAACCAGCGCAAGGGCCGCTGCGGGCGTACGTCGGACGGCATCTGCATCCGGCTGTACAGCGAGGACGACTTCGTCGCCCGCCCGGAGTTCACGGACGCGGAGATCCTTCGTACCAACCTGGCGTCGGTCATCCTGCAGATGACGGCGGCGGGCCTCGGCGAGATCGAGAAGTTCCCCTTCATCGACCCGCCGGACCACCGGAACATCCGTGACGGCGTGCAGCTGCTCCAGGAGCTCAACGCCCTCGATCCGGCGCAGAAGGACCCCCGCAAGCGGCTGACGGAGACCGGGCGGAAGCTGGCCCAGTTGCCGGTCGACCCGCGGCTGGCGCGCATGGTGCTGGAGGCGGACCGCAACGGCTGTGTCCGCGAGGTCATGGTGATCGCGGCGGCGCTGTCCATCCAGGACCCGCGCGAGCGGCCGGCCGACAAGCAGACCCAGGCGGACCAGCAGCACGCCCGGTTCCGGGACGAGACCAGCGACTTCCTCGCCTACCTCAACCTGTGGCGCTACGTGCGGGAGCAGCAGAAGGAGCGCGGCTCGTCGTCCTTCAGGCGCATGTGCAAGCAGGAGTACCTGAACTTCCTGCGGATCCGTGAGTGGCAGGACATCTACACGCAGCTGCGCACGGTCGCCAAGCAGATGGGCATCCACCTCAACGAGGAGGACGCCCCCGGCGACCGCATCCACGTCTCCCTCCTCTCGGGCCTGCTCTCCCACATCGGGATGAAGGACGTGGAGGAGTCGAAGGACTCCGTTCAGGCCGGGCGCAAGGACGGGAACGGTCGCAAGGACGGCGGCGGGCGCGGCGAGTACGTGGGCGCGCGCAACGCCAAGTTCGCGATCTTCCCGGGTTCGGCACTGTTCAAGAAGCAGCCGCGGTTCGTGATGTCGGCGGAGCTCGTCGAGACGTCCCGGCTGTGGGCGCGGGTCAACGCGAAGGTCGAGCCGGAGTGGGTCGAACCGCTCGCCGAGCACCTGCTGAAGCGCACGTACAGCGAGCCGCACTGGGAGAAGGACCAGGCCGCGGTGATGGCGTACGAGAAGGTCACGCTGTACGGCGTACCGATCGTCGCCCAGCGGAAGGTGAACTACGGCCGGATCGACGCCGAGGTGTCGCGTGAGCTGTTCATCCGCAACGCGCTGGTCGAGGGCGACTGGCGCACGCACCACAAGTTCTTCGCGGACAACCGCAGGCTGCTCACCGAGGTCGAGGAGCTGGAGCACCGGGCACGGCGGCGGAACATCCTGGTCGACGACGAGACCCTGTTCGACTTCTACGACCAGCGGGTGCCCGACCATGTCGTGTCGGGGGCGCACTTCGACTCGTGGTGGAAGCACGAACGGCACGAGCAGCCGGACCTCCTCGACTTCGAGCGCGAGATGCTCATCCGCGAGTCGGCCGAGGCCGTCACCAAGGCCGACTATCCGGACTCCTGGCGGCAGGGTGCCCTCACGTTCCGGGTGACGTACCAGTTCGAGCCGGGTGCGGACGCCGACGGGGTGACGGTCCATGTGCCGCTGCAGGTGCTGAACCAGGTCACGGACGAGAGCTTCGACTGGCAGATCCCGGGCCTGCGGGAGGAGGTCGTCACGGAGCTGATCCGTTCCCTCCCCAAGCCGATCCGCCGCAACTACGTGCCGGCGCCGAACTACGCGAAAACGTTCCTGGAGCGGGCGGTGCCTCTCCAGGAGCCGCTGACCACGACGATGGCCCGCGAACTGAAACGCATGGTCGGGGTGCCGTTCGACGCGGACGACTTCGACTGGTCCAAGGTCCCCGACCATTTGAAGATCACCTTCCGGATCGTCGACGAGCGGCGCCGGAAGATCGCCGAGGACAAGGATCTGGAAGCGCTCCGGCTCCGGCTGAAGCCGAAGGCCCGCCAGGCGCTCTCCCAGGCGGCGGCCGCCACGGCCCAGCGCGAGGGCGGCGAGTCACTGGAGCGGACGGGTCTGACCGACTGGACCGTCGGCGCGCTGACCCGTGTCTTCGAGACACGGCGGGCCGGTCAGCCGGTGAAGGCGTTCCCCGCACTGGTCGACGACGGCGACACCGTCTCCGTACGCCTCTTCGACACGGAGACGGAGCAGCAGCCGGCGATGTGGAAGGGCACGCGCCGCCTGATCCTGCGCAATATCCCGGTGAACCCTGCGAAGTTCGCATCCGAGAAGTTGACGAACCCCCAGAAGCTCGCCCTGTCGGCGAATCCGCACGGTTCCATCCAGGCGCTGTTCGACGACTGCGCGATGGCGGCGGCGGACCGGCTGATCGCGGACTTCGGCGGGCCCGTGTGGGACGAGGAGTCGTACCGCAAGCTGTACGAGAAGGTGCGCGCCGAGATCGTCGACACGACCGTCCGCGCGGTGGGCCAGGTACAGCAGGTACTGGCCGCCTGGCAGGCGTGCGAACGGCGCCTGAAGGGCGCACGAAGCCCCGCGCTGCAGGCCAATCTCCAGGACGTACGCGGGCAGCTGGACGCCCTGGTGAAGCCGGGGTTCGTGACGGAGACGGGGCTGCGCCGGCTGCCGGACCTGATGCGGTACCTGGTGGCCGTGGACCGCCGCCTCCAGCAGATGCCGGCGAACGTCCAGCGGGACACGGCCCGCATGGAGAAGGTCCACGAGATGCGGGACGAGTACGCCTGGCTGCTGGAACAGCTGCCCCAGGGACAGCCCGTGCCGCAGCGGGTGCTGGACATCCGCTGGATGATCGAGGAGCTCCGGGTCAGCTATTTCGCCCATGCGCTGGGCACCGCGTACCCGGTCTCGGACAAGCGGATCGTGAAGGCGATCGACGCCGCCGCCCCGTGA
- the purF gene encoding amidophosphoribosyltransferase produces the protein MPRGDGRLNHDLLPGEKGPQDACGVFGVWAPGEEVAKLTYFGLYALQHRGQESAGIAVSNGSQILVFKDMGLVSQVFDETSLGSLQGHIAVGHARYSTTGASVWENAQPTFRATAQGSIALGHNGNLVNTAELAELVAELPKENGRAPRAAVTNDTDLITALLAGQHAADGEPVTVEQAAHVVLPQVKGAFSLVFMDENTLYAARDPQGIRPLVLGRLERGWVVASESAALDICGASYVREIEPGEFVAIDENGLRSSRFAEAKPKGCVFEYVYLARPDTDIAGRNVYLSRVEMGRRLAKEAPAEADLVIATPESGTPAAIGYAEASGIPFGAGLVKNAYVGRTFIQPSQTIRQLGIRLKLNPLKEVIKGKRLVVVDDSIVRGNTQRALVRMLREAGAAEVHIRISSPPVKWPCFFGIDFATRAELIANGMSVEEIGTTLGADSLSYISLDGMIEATTIAKPNLCRACFDGEYPMDLPDPELLGKRLLETELAAGTAEPAAVDAIRRP, from the coding sequence GTGCCACGTGGTGACGGACGACTCAACCACGACCTGCTCCCTGGAGAGAAGGGCCCCCAGGACGCCTGCGGCGTCTTCGGTGTCTGGGCTCCGGGCGAAGAGGTCGCCAAGCTCACGTACTTCGGGCTCTACGCCCTCCAGCATCGGGGCCAGGAATCCGCGGGTATCGCGGTCAGCAACGGCTCCCAGATCCTCGTCTTCAAGGACATGGGCCTGGTTTCCCAGGTCTTCGACGAGACCTCGCTCGGTTCGCTCCAGGGTCATATAGCGGTCGGTCACGCCCGCTACTCGACCACCGGCGCCTCCGTGTGGGAGAACGCCCAGCCGACCTTCCGTGCCACCGCGCAGGGATCGATCGCGCTCGGCCACAACGGCAACCTGGTCAACACGGCGGAGCTCGCCGAGCTGGTCGCCGAACTCCCCAAGGAGAACGGCCGCGCCCCGAGGGCGGCGGTCACCAACGACACCGACCTGATCACCGCCCTGCTGGCCGGCCAGCACGCCGCCGACGGCGAACCGGTGACCGTGGAGCAGGCCGCGCACGTGGTCCTTCCACAGGTGAAGGGCGCTTTCAGCCTCGTCTTCATGGACGAGAACACGTTGTACGCGGCCCGCGACCCGCAGGGCATCCGCCCGCTGGTCCTCGGCCGCCTGGAGCGCGGCTGGGTGGTGGCCTCCGAGTCCGCCGCCCTGGACATCTGCGGCGCCAGCTATGTGCGCGAGATCGAGCCGGGCGAGTTCGTCGCCATCGACGAGAACGGCCTGCGCTCCTCCCGGTTCGCGGAAGCGAAGCCCAAGGGCTGTGTTTTCGAGTACGTGTACCTGGCCCGCCCGGACACCGACATCGCCGGACGCAACGTCTATCTGTCGCGTGTGGAGATGGGCCGCCGCCTCGCCAAGGAGGCGCCCGCCGAAGCCGACCTGGTGATAGCGACACCGGAGTCCGGCACCCCGGCCGCCATCGGCTACGCGGAGGCGTCCGGCATCCCCTTCGGCGCCGGTCTGGTCAAGAACGCGTACGTCGGACGGACGTTCATCCAGCCGTCGCAGACCATCCGGCAGCTCGGCATCCGCCTGAAGCTGAACCCGCTCAAGGAAGTCATCAAGGGCAAGCGCCTGGTCGTCGTCGACGACTCGATCGTGCGCGGCAACACCCAGCGCGCCCTGGTCCGCATGCTCCGTGAGGCGGGCGCCGCCGAGGTGCATATCCGGATCTCCTCGCCGCCCGTGAAGTGGCCCTGCTTCTTCGGCATCGACTTCGCGACCCGCGCCGAACTCATCGCCAACGGCATGTCCGTCGAGGAGATCGGGACCACACTGGGCGCCGACTCCCTGTCGTACATCTCCCTCGACGGCATGATCGAGGCGACGACCATCGCCAAGCCGAACCTGTGCCGGGCCTGCTTCGACGGCGAGTACCCGATGGATCTGCCCGACCCGGAGCTCCTCGGCAAGCGGCTGCTGGAGACCGAGCTGGCCGCCGGTACGGCCGAGCCGGCCGCGGTCGACGCGATCCGCCGCCCGTAA
- a CDS encoding DUF6274 family protein, whose amino-acid sequence MPAPARHETQALLRAHLSAASSFGHATRHCPVCHRLLRLAMDSAPPATTEHTERPPRPADPLRPAESTERPPERVEGEGAPTA is encoded by the coding sequence ATGCCGGCACCGGCCAGGCACGAGACACAGGCGTTGCTCCGCGCACACCTGTCGGCCGCCTCGTCGTTCGGGCATGCCACCCGGCACTGCCCGGTCTGCCACCGCCTGTTGCGGCTGGCCATGGACTCCGCTCCCCCCGCCACCACCGAGCACACCGAGCGGCCCCCGCGCCCCGCCGACCCCTTACGTCCGGCCGAGTCCACGGAGCGCCCCCCGGAGCGCGTCGAAGGCGAGGGCGCCCCCACCGCCTAG
- a CDS encoding metallophosphoesterase family protein, with protein sequence MARVPSAVRNLRHRLRRVPRALTRRHHSRRPAAPATTAVAGTLTARPSRPWKRVAGLFAVVLLGAWLGLLIVGNVRVPVGPMDTTMTLRPSLTGGTKINVSPLGALELDSHHAPVRLDVNVDQLDPARSQALVDHPERLSGLQDEVTQDIARGTADLAVRSVVAVVTGATALGLAVYRRPRRALAAGGLALTLLAASGGTAYATWNPDSVLEPRFSGLLSSAPSLVGNARSIVTEFDVYQKELARLVTNVTKLYDATSTLPVYQPDPSTLRVLHVSDIHLNPASWAIIASLVKQYRVDVIVDTGDTMDHGTAAENGFLDPIEDLGAPYVWVRGNHDSPVTQRYLEGLENVHVLDDGRARTVAGLRFAGIGDPQFTPDRSKKPGAEQSQELAGARLASALRDQRAAGTPVDVALAHEPSAAREVDGTVPLVLAGHVHRQKTEVMKYGTRLRIEGSTGGSGLRAIEGDHPDPIETSILYFDRDTRRLQAWDSIRLGGLGLTTAEVSRHLPEENQPGASPSGSPSGSPTGSPADSPSGSPSPPSPPPPTRLPSPTPSAPTP encoded by the coding sequence ATGGCACGCGTCCCCTCCGCAGTCAGGAACCTCCGACACCGCCTCCGAAGGGTCCCGCGAGCCCTCACCCGCCGTCACCACTCCCGCCGCCCCGCCGCCCCGGCCACCACGGCCGTCGCCGGCACACTCACCGCCCGGCCGTCCCGGCCCTGGAAGCGCGTCGCCGGACTCTTCGCCGTCGTCCTGCTGGGCGCCTGGCTCGGCCTGCTGATCGTGGGCAATGTGCGCGTCCCGGTCGGCCCCATGGACACGACCATGACCCTGCGCCCGTCCCTCACGGGCGGCACGAAGATCAACGTGTCCCCCCTGGGCGCCCTCGAACTCGACAGCCACCACGCCCCCGTCCGCCTCGACGTGAACGTCGACCAGCTGGACCCCGCCCGCTCCCAGGCCCTCGTGGACCACCCCGAGCGCCTCTCCGGACTCCAGGACGAAGTCACCCAGGACATCGCCCGCGGCACCGCCGACCTCGCCGTGCGCTCCGTCGTCGCCGTCGTCACCGGCGCCACCGCTCTCGGTCTCGCCGTCTATCGCCGCCCGCGCCGGGCGCTGGCCGCGGGCGGTCTCGCCCTCACCCTTCTGGCCGCGTCCGGCGGTACCGCTTACGCCACCTGGAACCCGGACTCCGTCCTCGAACCGAGGTTCTCCGGGCTGCTCTCCTCGGCGCCCTCCCTGGTCGGCAACGCCCGCAGCATCGTCACGGAGTTCGACGTCTACCAGAAGGAGCTGGCCCGCCTGGTCACCAACGTGACGAAGCTCTACGACGCCACCTCCACACTCCCCGTCTACCAGCCCGACCCGTCCACCCTCCGGGTCCTGCACGTCTCCGACATCCACCTCAACCCCGCGAGCTGGGCGATCATCGCCTCGCTCGTCAAGCAGTACCGGGTGGACGTCATCGTCGACACCGGCGACACCATGGACCACGGCACCGCCGCCGAGAACGGCTTCCTCGACCCCATCGAGGACCTCGGCGCCCCCTACGTCTGGGTCCGCGGCAACCACGACTCGCCCGTCACCCAGCGCTATCTCGAAGGCCTCGAGAACGTCCACGTCCTGGACGACGGCCGGGCCAGAACCGTCGCGGGCCTGCGCTTCGCCGGCATCGGCGACCCTCAGTTCACCCCGGACCGCTCCAAGAAGCCCGGCGCCGAACAGTCCCAGGAACTCGCGGGCGCCCGCCTGGCCTCCGCCCTGCGGGACCAGCGGGCCGCCGGCACCCCGGTCGATGTGGCGCTCGCCCATGAACCGTCGGCGGCCCGCGAGGTCGACGGCACGGTACCCCTCGTCCTGGCCGGGCACGTCCACCGCCAGAAGACCGAGGTCATGAAGTACGGCACCCGGCTCCGCATCGAGGGCTCCACCGGCGGCAGCGGCCTGCGCGCGATCGAGGGCGACCACCCCGACCCGATCGAGACCTCGATCCTCTACTTCGACCGTGACACCCGCCGTCTCCAGGCCTGGGACTCGATCAGACTGGGCGGCCTGGGCCTGACCACGGCAGAGGTCAGCCGGCACCTCCCGGAGGAGAACCAGCCGGGCGCGTCCCCGTCCGGCTCCCCGTCCGGTTCACCCACAGGATCGCCCGCTGACTCCCCTTCCGGCTCCCCCTCCCCGCCGTCGCCCCCGCCGCCCACACGGCTCCCCTCTCCCACCCCCTCGGCACCCACCCCGTAA
- a CDS encoding DUF3073 domain-containing protein encodes MGRGRAKAKQTKVARQLKYNSGGTDLARLAEELGASPSNTSPNVIGDPVEDDEQDDDLYARYADLYEDDDDEDGQSPPQRRGA; translated from the coding sequence ATGGGGCGCGGCCGGGCCAAGGCCAAGCAGACGAAGGTCGCCCGCCAGCTGAAGTACAACAGCGGCGGGACAGATCTCGCACGCCTGGCTGAGGAGCTGGGCGCATCGCCTTCGAACACGTCACCGAATGTCATTGGTGACCCTGTTGAGGACGATGAGCAGGATGACGATCTGTACGCACGGTACGCCGACCTCTATGAGGACGACGATGACGAGGACGGCCAGTCCCCGCCACAACGTCGTGGCGCTTGA
- the bldC gene encoding developmental transcriptional regulator BldC, with protein sequence MTARTPDAEPLLTPAEVATMFRVDPKTVTRWAKAGKLTSIRTLGGHRRYREAEVRALLAGIPQQRSEA encoded by the coding sequence ATGACCGCTCGCACCCCTGATGCCGAGCCGCTGCTGACCCCGGCTGAGGTCGCCACCATGTTCCGCGTGGACCCGAAGACGGTCACGCGTTGGGCGAAGGCCGGCAAGCTCACGTCGATCCGCACGCTCGGCGGGCATCGCCGTTACCGCGAAGCCGAGGTCCGCGCCCTGCTCGCGGGCATTCCGCAGCAGCGCAGCGAGGCCTGA
- the purM gene encoding phosphoribosylformylglycinamidine cyclo-ligase, producing the protein MSENTGAGPAAASYKTAGVDIDAGDRAVDLMKEWVRKTRRPEVLGGLGGFAGLFDVSALKNYERPLLASATDGVGTKVDIARRMGVYDTIGHDLVAMVMDDIVVCGAEPLFMTDYICVGKVHPERVAAIVKGIAEGCVLAGCALVGGETAEHPGLLGEDDFDVAGAGTGVVEADRLLGPDRIREGDTVIAMAASGLHSNGYSLVRHVLLNHAGLALESHIDDLGRTLGEELLEPTRIYSLDCLALMRTTEVHAFSHVTGGGLAANLARVVPDGLHAVVDRSTWTPGPVFDLVGRTGSVERLELERTLNMGVGMIAIVPEESTDVALTTLADRGLDAWVAGAVTGRGDRTTGAELVGDYAG; encoded by the coding sequence ATGTCTGAGAACACTGGCGCCGGCCCCGCGGCGGCGTCCTACAAGACCGCGGGCGTCGACATCGACGCGGGCGACCGAGCGGTCGATCTGATGAAGGAGTGGGTCAGGAAGACCCGGCGTCCCGAGGTCCTCGGCGGCCTCGGGGGCTTCGCCGGCCTCTTCGACGTCTCCGCGCTGAAGAACTACGAGCGTCCCCTGCTCGCCTCCGCCACGGACGGCGTCGGCACCAAGGTCGACATCGCCCGCCGGATGGGCGTCTACGACACCATCGGCCACGACCTGGTGGCCATGGTGATGGACGACATCGTGGTGTGCGGCGCGGAGCCGCTGTTCATGACCGACTACATCTGCGTCGGCAAGGTCCACCCCGAGCGGGTCGCCGCGATCGTCAAGGGCATCGCCGAGGGCTGTGTGCTGGCCGGCTGCGCCCTGGTCGGCGGTGAGACGGCCGAGCACCCGGGCCTGCTGGGCGAGGACGACTTCGACGTCGCCGGCGCCGGTACGGGCGTCGTGGAGGCCGACCGGCTGCTCGGCCCGGACCGTATCCGCGAGGGCGACACGGTCATCGCCATGGCCGCCTCCGGACTTCACTCGAACGGGTATTCGCTGGTCCGGCACGTCCTGCTGAACCATGCCGGACTCGCCCTGGAGAGCCACATCGACGACCTGGGCCGCACCCTCGGCGAGGAGCTCCTGGAGCCCACCCGGATCTACTCGCTGGACTGCCTGGCCCTGATGCGCACCACCGAGGTGCACGCCTTCAGCCACGTCACCGGCGGCGGCCTCGCGGCCAACCTGGCCCGTGTCGTCCCCGACGGGCTGCACGCGGTCGTGGACCGCTCCACCTGGACCCCGGGCCCGGTCTTCGACCTCGTCGGCCGCACCGGTTCGGTCGAGCGCCTGGAGCTGGAGCGGACCCTCAACATGGGCGTCGGCATGATCGCGATCGTGCCGGAGGAGTCCACGGACGTGGCGCTGACCACACTGGCCGACCGGGGGCTGGACGCCTGGGTGGCCGGCGCGGTCACCGGCCGCGGCGACCGGACCACGGGAGCGGAACTGGTGGGTGACTACGCGGGCTGA
- a CDS encoding Leu/Phe/Val dehydrogenase — protein sequence MTDVSDGVLHTLFRSEQGGHEQVVLCQDRASGLKAVIALHSTALGPALGGTRFYPYATEEEAVADALNLARGMSYKNAMAGLDHGGGKAVIIGDPGTDKTEELLLAYGRFVASLGGRYVTACDVGTYVADMDVVARECRWTTGRSPENGGAGDSSVLTAFGVYQGMRASAQHLWGDPSLRGRRIGVAGVGKVGHHLVGHLRKEGAEVVITDVREDAVRRVLDRHPQGVTAVADTEALIRTEGLDVYAPCALGGALNDDSVPVLTAAVVCGAANNQLAHPGVEKDLADRGILYAPDYVVNAGGVIQVADELHGFDFDRCRAKAAKIFDTTLAIFARAKSDGIPPAAAADRIAEQRMAEARASR from the coding sequence GTGACCGACGTATCTGACGGCGTCCTGCACACCCTGTTCCGTTCGGAGCAGGGCGGTCACGAGCAAGTCGTGCTCTGCCAGGACCGTGCCAGTGGCCTCAAGGCCGTCATCGCCCTCCACTCCACCGCCCTGGGCCCCGCCCTCGGCGGCACGCGCTTCTACCCGTACGCGACCGAGGAGGAGGCCGTCGCCGACGCGCTGAACCTCGCGCGCGGAATGTCGTACAAGAACGCCATGGCCGGCCTCGACCACGGCGGCGGCAAGGCCGTGATCATCGGCGACCCCGGGACGGACAAGACCGAGGAGCTGCTGCTCGCCTACGGCCGGTTCGTCGCCTCACTGGGCGGCCGGTACGTCACCGCCTGCGACGTCGGCACCTATGTCGCCGACATGGACGTCGTGGCCCGCGAGTGCCGCTGGACCACCGGCCGCTCCCCCGAGAACGGCGGCGCCGGCGACTCGTCCGTCCTCACCGCGTTCGGCGTCTACCAGGGAATGCGGGCCTCGGCCCAGCACCTGTGGGGCGACCCCTCGCTGCGCGGCCGCAGGATCGGTGTGGCGGGCGTCGGCAAGGTCGGCCACCACCTGGTCGGTCACCTGCGCAAGGAGGGGGCCGAGGTCGTGATCACCGACGTGCGCGAGGACGCCGTACGACGGGTCCTGGACCGGCACCCGCAGGGCGTCACGGCCGTCGCCGACACCGAGGCGCTGATCCGCACCGAGGGCCTGGACGTGTACGCCCCGTGCGCACTGGGCGGCGCGCTGAACGACGACAGCGTGCCGGTGCTGACCGCCGCGGTGGTCTGCGGCGCCGCCAACAACCAGCTCGCCCACCCGGGTGTCGAGAAGGACCTCGCCGACCGCGGGATCCTCTACGCGCCCGACTACGTGGTGAACGCCGGCGGTGTCATCCAGGTCGCCGACGAGCTGCACGGCTTCGACTTCGACCGGTGCAGGGCGAAGGCGGCGAAGATCTTCGACACCACGCTCGCCATATTCGCACGTGCGAAGTCGGACGGGATTCCGCCGGCCGCGGCGGCCGACCGGATCGCCGAACAGCGGATGGCGGAGGCGCGCGCTTCACGCTGA